GGCTGATGAATCCAGCTGAActtggcaggaggagggagtgTCCACACTGACATTGATCCCACTCATCCCCAGCTGTGCCACACAGCTGGTCCTtaccccagctctgccccttgGCTCTCTTGCCTGCCTTTTTGCTCAGACAGACCCCAAAACCCATCCTGAAATCCCTTCCCTCAGCTGAAGCTTCACCCAGACAAGGCAGTCATTCCTGGATCAGGACTCTTCTCCTCTCAGGGCACTTTTCCCTACACATTTCCCTGCTGTCTACTTAAATCCTCCCCATAATGCCATCCTCGCTGGCTTGGCAGTGGCAGTCAGGCATCAAGGTGCAACTGAGCAGCAAGTGCCAGGGATTAAACACAATGTTTGTGTCCTCTGGGGAAAGGAGGGCAGCATCTGGGCAGAGCCCAGAGCTCCAGAGATCCCATTTCACACTGCCTTTTGTTCCCAACCCTCTCGCAGCTCTCCCCACTCACCCACCAGCCTCCTCAGCACACGGAGGGGATGATGCcaggcagcagtgcaggcaCCAAGGCCGCAGCCCTCtgcaccccagccccctgcaccccagccccctgcaccccagccccctGGTCAGGGCCatgccaggcacagcagagcctggggggCTGTGGCGGTAGCTGACAGGCATCTTTGGGCTGCCAGCACCATTCCCACCCCAGCACGCCAGGGCAAAGCAAGAGGGAGGGGGGGGTAAAATTAACAGACCAAAAATACTGAAGACAAAAGAGCACCACCAAACGGCCTGGGCCCGATGGCCAGTAGTTCTGTTCCGCAAGGACAGCAGACCCCAGCAGAGGTTTTGCAGGATTGTTGCCTGCCTGCCCACAGGTTCAgtggctcctgctgcagaagtGCAGCCTCTGGTCAGTGCGGCCATGTCATGCCCGGGCTGGTGAGCTGTGGCAGCTGGGTGATGTGAGCGCCAGTGCTCCTGGGTGCTGCAGAATGTGGCCCCACACTGGCTTCCAGAGCCTGGGATGGGGAGAGTTAATTGTGTGGGTCTCACTGGGACCAGGACGAAGCAAGTGTTTGGCTTAACTGGGCGACAGGTGCCTTGGTGGGGGGTGACACATGAGAGAGGAGCCCTGCATGCCTGCCCGGCTTTGTGGGAGCTCAGCATCCGCCTCCGGCCTCATCCCGGCACGCTTAGATGGGGCACTGCATCTGAGCTGgcactgcagcagggacagTCCCCTTTGGCCAGAGGCTGGGTGGCCAgacagctgcttctgctctttgAGCATCACAAGCGATGGGAACCCATTGCACCCAGGACAGCgggactcccccacctccagcaGCGAAGCAGCGCCCAGCTTTGCCGTGCCAATGCTGCGATGGGGCATCAAGGCTCACAAAGATGCCTGGGAGGACCAAGGTGAAACAACCACAACCCAAGGCTCAGGGGACTACAGCCGGGGGTCCCCCCAGGTCAAGTCCTCCCTGCATGTCCCAATGGAAGGGAAAAGCCTGGCCCCAGCCCGAGTGACAAACACAGGTGGGATTGCCCCTGTGCAGTCCCTGCTGCGGGTCAGCATCTCCAGTGTGGGAGCTGTGGGGCCGCCTGGCACTTCATTAACCTTGAAACCCTCTCTGGCTCACATGTCATGTCAGCCAGTGACAACGACAGGCTGCTATTCCAGATTAGAGAGAGAGGGACAGAAAAAGTCAGAGACAAGAGGATTGGGGGTGGCTAACTTACCTATTACAGCCAAAAGTGGGCATGGGGTTATTTTTAACCCAGAGTGGGATGTATTTATTGTTTCAGCCCAGGGGAAGCGAGGGACTGCCTCCGAGACGCCTCTTGCAGCAACATCAGCAGCTGTACAAAGCCATGGTGAGTACCGAGAGCCTGAAGCTCCAGCGGGAAGAAGAAAACTCCGTTAGCTTTTTCACCAGGATAGATGGCTTTAATGAGCAGGGAGTGATGGAGGTGACAGGGAACTGATGTCCAAGggcccctcctgccctggaAAGGGGGTGAGCAAGCCAGGGAGCTTCTGGCTCCATTGGCAGCATCCACAGGGAACTGAGAGGTGACCCCCACACTAGCAGAGCTTTCCAACTGGGGCAGACCTCTCTGGCATCCAAATGCCatccttctgctttcccttcctccacGCAGCCAGGGGAAGGGCAGTTGTGTCCCCCAAAACCCTCCTGAAACAAGGCACAATGGGCAGGGTGGGATGGTGAGCAGCTCTGTCCTCTGCTCCTGTTTATAAGACATATCAAGTCATTTCTGGTTATTTCAAGCCTCTGTGCAGGAGGAGAGAGATTTTTTAAtaagcaaacattttaatgagTGCTTTGTTCTTAGCAAGAGGCACAGCAGGGCAAGGAATCACCTAACAACTATAGCCCTTGCATGCAACCTCAGCAGCATGCTCCCAAACCTAGGTTTCCACCCAGGGAGATCTCACCCCAGTGCCGATCCTTTTACCTCCATAGCCTTTAGTGGGGAAGAGATTTTGCAACTCATCTTTCCTCAGAACTATTTGGATAAATTCATCAGGAAAGCAAAGATGGAGCTGTAACTTCAGCAGGAATCTTAATGCCCCGCAGTATCTCGGGGGGTCACATGTGACCAGAGCTGCTGAGCACTGCATGGGGAAACCACCAAGCACCCAAGTGCAGTGGCAGCACCAGCCCAGTGCTTCCATGAAGGACTCGTGACTAAGGATAGGGTAGTTTCATGCTTTTATTCCATACCATAAAAAGCCAGTGAGTTAGTGATACATACCTGAACCCCTGCAGGCACCCAAGAAAGCCAAGAAGAGGATTGAAGGTGCTAATTCCAATGTCTTCTCCATGTTTGAGCAGGCCCAGATCCAGGAATTCAAAGAGGTAGGTGGGTTTGGTAGAAATGACTGAAGGTCCTTGATGCAATGTGACCTTCAGCTTTTTCCTAAGTGCTTTCAGATTAGAGACAGCTGGTTTGTAACAAAAGGCAGCATGTCTGGTTTtgagtggttttattttaaaagtgtgaaTAACAACCTGGTGACTTTGTTAAATACAACATCGCCTCAAAGCTTCCTAAGAGCCCATGCCCTGCAGAGGAGACAGCAGCATCCAGAAGAGCAGGATCACAAcctcccagccagctcccaccTGCTGTGTCAGGAGCTCTTCCTGACTTACCCCCTGCACAGCTGTCCCATGATCCAGTGTAGATCCCAGTTACAGGGATAACTGGTCCCTGTTGGGGGAGCTGATGGCTCAGGCTGTCCTCCCCAGTTGGTCTCAGCCCAGGGTGAGAGGGCTTTGGCTAAGGAGAGGGTCTGTATGGCATTACAGTTTGGGCTGCCATAGGAAGCCAACACCCCACATCGCCCAAGGGTGCAAGGGCCAGGATTGCTGCTGGATTAAAATGATGGTTATTGCTCCCTCGCTGGGTGAGGACCCCTAGAGCCCCATCCTGTGCAGGGCTTGAAGTGCTCTGTTCCCATGAAACTCcatgggaggaggagaagagtaCTAAAGCCTTTGCAAAGGCCAACATCTCTCCCTGTGCAACCTGCCCTCCTCCTGTGTTTCCAGGCATTCACCATCATGGATCAAAACCGGGATGGCTTCATTGACAAGGCAGATCTGAGAGACACGTTTGCTGCACTCGGTGAGCCCCCTTTTAGAACTCTCCCCTCCAGCTTTGATGACATTAGACATATTAAGTGAGAAACCAACTGTCAGCCCCCACTTAACCAAGCCCCACTGGTTAACTGTATCTCCTGTTTTGCCGAAAACCTCTTGATCTGAAACCACTTCTGTTAGCCAGTGAGATCCCACATGGGGTGACTTAGAGCAGCTCCCACAGCAGCGGGTGTTTAATCCCATAGGAACTGGAGAAGAGCCAGCTCCTGAATTATACACAGCCAAATgctccctgccttcctgcatGCTAAAAAGCACCTGGCTGTGCCCatcccacagcatccctggGTGTATGGGCATTAGGGGGATTTATGGAATTTGTGGGAAGCTTTGGAGTTGTGAGATTGGCTCTCTCATCACAGAGGCCAGCACAAACCAGGGGTGGGTCCAGGGAGTCCCAAAGACAACTCAACCTCAGGTAAAATGATGTAGGCTTTCAAACCTGTTCACATCTGACACCAGGGGCCAGAGGCAACCACAGTGCTGATGGTTTTGACCTAAAACGTCTTCCAAGGAGGGCTGAAGCAGGCTGATGCATGGGGCAGTGTGGCAAGGGAAGGAAGCAGCACAGCTCAGTCCTTTGCAGCCCTCTCTTCTGTGATCCTGGAACCTGAAAATCCAGAGCTGGAGATGTCCAGCCCACCCATCCTCTGCCAGTACATGAATTTCCCTTCCTCACTTCTGCCACTGCCGCTTCTTTTGGAAGTGGCTCCTGAGGGCTGTACGGTTCCCTTGGATGGGGGAAAAACatccagggcaaggctcctgtGGTGTGTCCTTTAGCCCCCAGCACGTAGAGCAGAGCCCAGAGGTCTGCATATATTTGCAGCCGAACAGGGACATGcatgtctcttctcccaggtcaccagcGATAGAACGAGATGAAATggtttcaagctgcatcaggggaggtttcgattggatattaggaaaaaattctttactgagagagtggtcagacattggaacagggCGCCCAGAGTGGTggtagagttgccatccctggcggtatttaaaagacatgtagatgtggcacttcagggcacggtttaggagacacggtactgttgggttgatggttggacttgatgatcctagaggtcttttccaaccttaatgattctatgattctatgataattcACTCAGCAATGTTTTCTCCTAGGGCGCCTGAATGTGAAAAACGAGGAGATTGATGAGATGATAAAGGAGGCGCCCGGCCCAATCAACTTCACCGTGTTCCTCACCATGTTCGGGGAGAAACTCAAGGGTGAGAGGGCATCCAGGGACCTGGGGCGGGGGGCTTGGTGGGCACCCACATTACCACTGATATCTTGTCACACTTGGGGAAGCCACCCAACTCCCAGGGCCTCCATCACCCTTCCAGGTGAGACCCGTC
The genomic region above belongs to Phalacrocorax aristotelis chromosome 15, bGulAri2.1, whole genome shotgun sequence and contains:
- the MYL2 gene encoding myosin regulatory light chain 2, ventricular/cardiac muscle isoform, whose product is MGLFLTQSGMYLLFQPRGSEGLPPRRLLQQHQQLYKAMAPKKAKKRIEGANSNVFSMFEQAQIQEFKEAFTIMDQNRDGFIDKADLRDTFAALGRLNVKNEEIDEMIKEAPGPINFTVFLTMFGEKLKGADPEETILNAFKVFDPEGKGLKSAYIKEMLMTQGERFSQEEVDQMFAAFPPDISGNLDYKNLVHVITHGEEKD